One part of the Pelagicoccus sp. SDUM812003 genome encodes these proteins:
- a CDS encoding LOG family protein — MKQETFWISDDGIITTAKSRQGSSVLDLTITFKLRDAREIDFVSPRLAKIQFTERSSLARIGIEIYATQAPRRNKDRLILSAEAFVYDTEFPCSAYAHNLVQTGVPAGRLFYAPESQKLSSDEIWQALQDNRIKLPNSTSIDRFGRVFLTPHKVRYTLPKTVTELDHLRLVKGYLPRTFLDKVQVREDLSVVSLEPQSGVLTSCSMYLKEHYVVLNRGEGNFGLHSGAVLLDPVKTFGSNVVLEIYNRSDQPVINPVVSIEVYRAPQYDPNRTAELRDQRLVFFSNLDKVYRQLDNKPKEHFDRLRPTTEISLRGQSARTENQSILIRADNAIKDEISRVARNGNFGFRTVTQALRKGDADADTLVLDYFPSLTEHIEILANIRKLKLKNLVFRKATPLQEFFLSNEAHSHLETYDQLGLKVYWHSARLNDLYLHTYKNDHGFFIREEEVDKFRACTILAFYGSALEMSDAQKRHISELVVRMIDFFGTNVGILTGGGEGVMGLATDVALQKGCLTGAAFLELEAQPPKFGVNFFNTFQETNRHNRQKWFQVADFCIFNVGGAGTVEEIGIELCNMKLGIRPRVPFVFFHDDYWANLEKQFDKLVADGRMPTWMKEQLLFSGDPDEIIAFYRKSLQIL, encoded by the coding sequence ATGAAGCAGGAAACTTTCTGGATCAGCGACGATGGAATCATCACTACCGCAAAATCCCGCCAAGGCTCGTCGGTGCTCGATCTGACGATCACTTTCAAACTACGAGACGCTCGCGAAATCGATTTCGTCTCGCCTCGACTGGCGAAGATCCAATTCACGGAACGCAGCTCCCTCGCTCGAATCGGCATCGAGATCTACGCCACTCAAGCTCCGCGTCGCAACAAGGACCGGCTCATCCTTAGCGCCGAGGCGTTCGTCTACGACACCGAGTTTCCCTGCTCCGCCTACGCCCACAACCTAGTGCAAACCGGCGTCCCCGCAGGCCGGCTTTTCTACGCTCCGGAAAGCCAGAAGCTCAGCTCGGACGAGATCTGGCAGGCCTTGCAGGACAATCGCATAAAGCTACCCAACTCCACTTCCATCGACCGCTTCGGCAGAGTATTCCTGACCCCGCACAAGGTACGCTACACCCTTCCGAAAACCGTCACCGAGCTCGACCACCTCCGCCTGGTGAAAGGCTACCTGCCACGAACCTTCCTAGACAAGGTGCAGGTGCGCGAGGACCTTTCGGTCGTTTCGCTCGAGCCGCAATCAGGCGTGCTCACCAGTTGCTCGATGTATCTAAAGGAGCACTACGTGGTACTCAATCGCGGCGAGGGAAACTTCGGCCTGCACTCCGGCGCCGTACTGCTCGACCCGGTCAAGACCTTCGGCTCCAACGTGGTGCTCGAGATCTACAACCGCAGCGATCAACCCGTGATCAATCCAGTCGTTTCCATCGAGGTGTATCGAGCGCCCCAATACGATCCGAATCGCACCGCCGAGCTCCGCGATCAGCGTCTGGTGTTCTTCTCGAACCTCGACAAAGTCTACCGCCAGCTGGACAACAAGCCCAAGGAGCACTTCGACCGCCTGCGACCGACCACCGAAATCTCCTTGCGCGGACAAAGCGCCCGCACGGAAAACCAGAGCATTCTCATTCGAGCGGACAACGCCATAAAGGACGAGATCTCCCGGGTGGCCCGAAATGGAAACTTCGGCTTCCGCACGGTCACTCAAGCCTTGCGCAAGGGCGACGCGGACGCCGACACTCTAGTGCTCGACTACTTCCCCAGCCTCACGGAACACATCGAGATCCTGGCCAACATACGGAAGCTCAAGCTCAAGAACCTGGTTTTCCGCAAGGCCACGCCTCTGCAGGAGTTCTTCCTCTCCAACGAGGCCCACAGCCATTTGGAGACCTACGACCAGCTCGGCCTAAAGGTCTACTGGCACAGCGCTCGGCTCAACGATCTCTACCTGCACACCTACAAAAACGACCATGGATTCTTCATCAGAGAGGAGGAGGTCGACAAGTTCCGAGCCTGCACCATTCTGGCGTTCTACGGCTCGGCCCTGGAGATGAGCGATGCCCAGAAGCGCCACATCAGCGAACTGGTGGTGCGCATGATCGACTTTTTCGGCACCAACGTGGGCATCCTCACCGGCGGAGGCGAAGGCGTGATGGGACTGGCCACCGACGTGGCCCTGCAAAAGGGATGCCTCACCGGAGCCGCCTTCCTGGAGCTGGAGGCCCAGCCTCCCAAGTTCGGCGTCAACTTCTTCAACACCTTCCAGGAAACCAATCGTCACAATCGCCAAAAGTGGTTTCAGGTGGCGGATTTCTGCATCTTCAACGTCGGCGGAGCTGGCACCGTGGAGGAGATCGGAATCGAGCTGTGCAATATGAAACTGGGCATCCGGCCGCGCGTGCCCTTCGTCTTCTTCCACGATGACTACTGGGCGAACCTGGAGAAGCAGTTCGACAAGCTGGTAGCCGACGGGCGCATGCCGACCTGGATGAAGGAACAGCTGCTCTTCTCCGGCGACCCGGACGAGATCATCGCCTTCTACCGCAAGAGCCTGCAGATCCTTTAG